A stretch of Gemmatimonadota bacterium DNA encodes these proteins:
- the larB gene encoding nickel pincer cofactor biosynthesis protein LarB, whose translation MNESQIKALLEQVRSGELPVDEASTRLRSMPFEDLGFARVDHHRALRCGFPEVIFCQGKTEEQVAAIAERIVASGSDLLATRATPAMHEAVTARCASAEYHHAARTIVIQDDWQDRGIGEVLVVSAGTSDIPVAEEAAVTARVLGNRVERVFDVGVAGIHRLFSHREAIMNASVLIVVAGMEGALPSVVGGMVSRPVIAVPTSVGYGASFHGLAALLAMLNSCASGVTVVNIDGGFNAGYAAGLINRKHE comes from the coding sequence GTGAACGAATCGCAGATCAAAGCGTTGCTCGAACAGGTCCGATCGGGGGAACTGCCGGTGGACGAGGCTTCCACGCGGCTGCGATCCATGCCATTCGAGGACCTCGGGTTCGCGCGGGTGGACCACCACAGGGCGCTGCGATGCGGGTTTCCCGAGGTGATCTTCTGCCAGGGAAAGACCGAAGAACAGGTAGCCGCGATCGCGGAGCGCATCGTCGCCTCGGGCAGCGACCTGCTCGCCACGCGGGCGACCCCGGCCATGCACGAAGCCGTGACGGCGCGGTGTGCTTCGGCAGAATACCACCATGCGGCCCGGACGATCGTGATCCAGGATGACTGGCAGGACCGGGGCATCGGCGAGGTCCTAGTCGTCTCTGCGGGTACGAGCGACATCCCCGTGGCCGAAGAAGCCGCGGTGACCGCCCGGGTCCTGGGCAACCGGGTCGAACGCGTCTTCGACGTGGGCGTGGCCGGCATTCACCGCCTGTTTTCCCATCGAGAGGCCATCATGAACGCATCGGTGCTCATCGTCGTGGCGGGCATGGAAGGCGCCCTGCCCAGCGTGGTCGGGGGGATGGTCTCCCGGCCGGTAATCGCCGTGCCGACCAGCGTGGGATACGGAGCGAGCTTCCACGGATTGGCGGCACTCCTGGCCATGCTGAACAGCTGCGCTTCGGGCGTCACGGTGGTGAATATCGACGGTGGGTTCAACGCCGGTTACGCTGCGGGCCTCATCAACCGGAAGCACGAATAG
- a CDS encoding ATP-binding cassette domain-containing protein, protein MIVAEDVSFSYHLPSGNEVPTLKGLSLEISDSGSLAVIGPNGSGKSTLARCLNGLIVPRSGRILVDGLDTADPENKWPVHQRAGMIFQNPDNQLVSTTVEREVAFGLENIGLPSPEIHDRVAWALNRFNLEKYRHYPPHRLSGGEKQRLAIAAVASMRPRYLICDEPTSSLDPGDRRDILGLLLSIVDEYRLSVVFITQSPEEAVRMDRIALVVDGDVAAEGTPEEVYRESGRLAAHGLDAPLATRLADALRTRGVAVPAGIVHPKPLVQWLADRASESPSAPESPRASESPSAPVSPTTPPIIAFDRVCHTYSPGTSLEIPALRDVSTLVFPGECVALTGPNGSGKSTMIQHLNSLLKADSGTVRVEGADVSSPETDLRKLRQKVGLVFQFPEAQLFEETVFDDVAFGPRQTGVAASEITEMVNRALERVGLDPGRFSHRHPLSLSGGEKRRAAIAGILAMEPSVLALDEPTSGLDPQSVRQVEAIFRGCKAKGTTLFLITHDMDLISRLADRILVMENGGIAADTTPVHLFGRQHGVDARPRGRPGRPGLCDLLAAVCEAGIPVDPACFDLEEAADMIRACVFDDNHHASPGESHPC, encoded by the coding sequence GTGATCGTCGCCGAAGATGTATCCTTCAGCTACCATCTCCCGTCGGGGAACGAGGTTCCGACGCTGAAGGGCTTGTCCCTGGAGATCAGCGATTCCGGAAGTCTGGCCGTGATCGGACCCAACGGTTCGGGCAAGAGCACGCTCGCCCGTTGCCTGAACGGATTGATCGTGCCCCGGTCCGGCCGGATCCTGGTGGACGGCCTGGACACGGCGGATCCGGAGAACAAGTGGCCGGTCCATCAACGGGCCGGCATGATATTCCAGAACCCGGACAATCAACTGGTCTCCACCACGGTGGAACGGGAAGTGGCCTTTGGACTGGAAAACATCGGCCTGCCTTCCCCGGAGATCCACGACCGCGTCGCGTGGGCCCTCAACCGGTTCAACCTGGAAAAGTACCGCCATTACCCTCCCCACCGGCTTTCCGGCGGCGAGAAGCAGCGCCTGGCCATCGCCGCCGTGGCGTCCATGCGTCCCCGCTACCTCATTTGCGACGAGCCCACCTCGTCGCTGGACCCGGGAGACCGGCGGGACATACTCGGCCTGCTCCTGTCGATCGTGGACGAATACCGGTTGAGCGTGGTCTTCATTACGCAGTCGCCCGAGGAAGCCGTCCGGATGGACCGCATCGCGCTGGTGGTGGACGGGGACGTCGCCGCCGAGGGAACGCCGGAGGAGGTATACCGGGAATCCGGCCGGCTCGCGGCGCACGGGCTCGACGCGCCGCTGGCCACACGGCTGGCGGACGCCCTGCGCACGCGCGGCGTCGCGGTGCCGGCCGGCATCGTCCATCCGAAGCCCCTGGTACAGTGGCTGGCCGACAGGGCATCCGAGTCACCCAGCGCGCCCGAGTCGCCCAGAGCATCCGAGTCACCCAGCGCGCCCGTGTCACCAACCACGCCGCCCATTATCGCTTTCGACCGGGTGTGCCATACCTACTCCCCCGGCACTTCCCTGGAGATCCCCGCCCTGCGCGATGTGAGCACCCTGGTGTTCCCCGGGGAATGCGTCGCGCTGACCGGGCCGAACGGTTCAGGAAAGTCCACGATGATTCAGCATCTCAATAGTTTGCTGAAGGCGGATTCGGGCACGGTTCGGGTCGAGGGGGCGGATGTATCGTCCCCGGAGACCGACTTGCGGAAGCTGCGTCAGAAAGTGGGACTGGTCTTTCAGTTCCCCGAGGCCCAGTTGTTCGAGGAAACCGTATTCGACGACGTGGCCTTCGGTCCCCGGCAAACGGGCGTTGCAGCATCGGAAATTACGGAAATGGTCAACCGGGCGCTCGAGCGGGTCGGCCTGGATCCCGGCCGTTTCTCACACCGGCATCCCCTGTCGCTGAGCGGCGGGGAAAAACGCCGGGCCGCAATTGCCGGGATCCTGGCCATGGAGCCTTCCGTCCTCGCACTCGACGAGCCTACGTCCGGACTCGATCCGCAGAGCGTACGGCAAGTAGAGGCGATTTTCAGGGGCTGCAAGGCAAAAGGGACGACCCTTTTCCTGATCACCCATGACATGGACCTGATCTCCCGCCTGGCGGACCGGATCCTGGTCATGGAAAACGGCGGCATCGCGGCGGATACCACGCCGGTCCACCTGTTCGGGCGGCAGCACGGCGTCGACGCGCGGCCGCGGGGACGGCCCGGACGACCCGGGCTGTGCGACCTGCTGGCCGCCGTCTGCGAAGCCGGGATCCCCGTCGATCCCGCCTGTTTCGACCTGGAAGAAGCCGCGGACATGATCCGCGCGTGCGTATTCGACGACAACCATCACGCCAGCCCCGGGGAAAGCCATCCATGCTAG
- a CDS encoding membrane dipeptidase yields MPEDPVERAKALHAKVPLIDGHNDLPWQIRRNANRDVWSIDIDQPQPDFHTDIPRLREGMLGAQFWSVYVPASMQGKEATRATMEEIDIVYEMIERYPDTFQLATTADEVEAAFAAGRIASMMGIEGGHSIDSSLGALRMFHKLGVGYMTLTHSRNIPWADSATDTVGVDGLSEFGKEVVREMNRLGMLVDLSHVSPATMGDALDVTEAPVIFSHSSSFAMCNHVRNVPDDILLSLAENNGVIMVTFVPGYISEETRLHGVKRNEERDRLAAMPEATDESVAEGIAAWNEANPTPPATLAQVADHIDYIRQVIGIDYIGIGGDYDGISSLPVGLEDVSTYPMLTAELVRRGYSDEDIMKILGRNVLRVMREAEAVAARLQQERHASGARIEVLDGE; encoded by the coding sequence ATGCCTGAAGATCCCGTCGAACGCGCGAAGGCACTGCACGCGAAGGTCCCGCTGATCGACGGGCACAACGACCTGCCCTGGCAGATCCGCAGGAACGCGAACCGGGACGTATGGTCGATCGATATCGACCAGCCCCAGCCCGATTTCCATACCGACATCCCCCGTCTGCGCGAGGGCATGCTGGGAGCCCAGTTCTGGTCGGTCTACGTACCCGCGTCCATGCAGGGCAAGGAGGCGACGCGTGCCACCATGGAAGAAATCGACATCGTGTACGAGATGATCGAGCGGTACCCGGACACGTTTCAGCTGGCCACCACGGCCGACGAAGTGGAAGCAGCCTTCGCGGCCGGCAGGATCGCCTCCATGATGGGCATTGAAGGCGGCCATTCCATCGATTCATCCCTGGGCGCGCTCCGCATGTTCCACAAGCTGGGCGTCGGCTACATGACGCTGACCCATAGCCGCAACATACCGTGGGCCGATTCGGCCACGGACACCGTAGGAGTCGACGGGCTGTCGGAATTCGGGAAAGAAGTGGTCCGGGAAATGAACCGCCTGGGCATGCTGGTGGACCTGTCCCACGTTTCCCCGGCGACCATGGGGGACGCCCTGGACGTGACAGAGGCCCCGGTCATCTTCAGCCATTCCTCCTCCTTCGCCATGTGCAACCACGTGCGCAACGTCCCCGACGACATCCTGCTAAGCCTGGCCGAAAACAACGGCGTGATCATGGTCACCTTCGTCCCGGGCTACATCTCGGAAGAAACGCGCCTGCACGGCGTGAAGCGCAACGAGGAACGCGATCGGCTCGCGGCGATGCCGGAGGCCACGGATGAATCGGTGGCGGAAGGCATAGCCGCCTGGAACGAGGCCAATCCCACGCCGCCCGCCACCCTCGCCCAGGTGGCCGACCATATCGACTACATCCGGCAGGTGATCGGTATCGACTATATCGGCATTGGCGGGGATTACGACGGCATTTCCTCGTTACCGGTGGGACTGGAGGACGTCTCTACCTATCCCATGCTGACGGCCGAACTGGTCCGGCGGGGATATTCGGACGAGGACATCATGAAGATCCTCGGACGCAATGTGCTGCGCGTGATGCGCGAAGCGGAAGCGGTGGCAGCCCGTCTGCAGCAGGAGCGCCATGCCTCGGGCGCACGCATCGAAGTCCTGGACGGTGAATAG
- a CDS encoding LarC family nickel insertion protein codes for MAVTDPMAVAGYFDQLSGFGADMLLGALIDAGSDREEIEAALKRHHGVDCEINVTRERGGGTQVTYASLSCVEATVPETYRAIPDGGAGTPAGTLLGRVTGHLEQKVNELWGAQDQAPDLTPGHAPPVETLGGRHAAVRILVLCNALHLLGIDALYHEALPFAAGIDATPPLLAALMRGVTVRPVDHAPVDLAGCAVLTALSAGSMHGSGFTLRSVGCGGNDTDRGDGNRVRLCLGEVAHMEGIAQAIDRETVQVLETQIDDMNPQFYGHVLDLLLDAGALDAFLTPVIMKKSRPGVLLTVLAPIAQAGRLTELILKETTTIGLRSYPVTRSVLPRREARAETPFGAIRIKVVRQGNATRYTPEYEDCHQAALKGGIPLAEVYAAVHEAAGRMDLDSLL; via the coding sequence ATGGCGGTGACGGATCCAATGGCGGTGGCGGGTTATTTCGACCAGTTATCCGGCTTCGGCGCGGACATGCTGCTCGGGGCGCTGATCGACGCGGGTTCGGACCGCGAGGAGATCGAAGCGGCCTTGAAACGCCACCATGGCGTGGACTGCGAGATCAACGTCACCAGGGAGCGGGGCGGCGGGACGCAGGTGACGTACGCCTCCCTGTCCTGCGTCGAGGCGACCGTTCCCGAAACCTACCGGGCCATCCCGGATGGGGGAGCGGGCACGCCGGCCGGCACGCTCTTAGGCCGTGTAACGGGCCACCTCGAGCAGAAGGTAAACGAACTCTGGGGGGCACAGGACCAGGCGCCGGACCTCACACCGGGCCACGCGCCGCCGGTGGAAACACTGGGCGGCCGCCACGCGGCAGTGCGCATCCTCGTCCTCTGCAACGCCCTGCATCTTCTCGGGATCGATGCCCTCTACCACGAGGCGCTGCCCTTCGCCGCGGGCATCGATGCCACGCCTCCCCTGCTCGCCGCCCTGATGCGGGGCGTAACCGTACGGCCCGTCGACCACGCACCCGTCGACCTGGCGGGATGCGCCGTGCTGACCGCGCTTTCCGCGGGATCGATGCACGGGTCCGGCTTTACGCTGCGGTCGGTGGGCTGTGGGGGCAACGACACCGACCGTGGTGATGGAAACAGGGTACGGCTCTGCCTGGGGGAAGTCGCCCACATGGAGGGTATTGCCCAGGCCATCGACCGTGAGACCGTGCAGGTCCTGGAAACGCAGATCGACGATATGAATCCGCAGTTCTACGGCCATGTCCTGGACCTGCTGCTCGATGCCGGCGCACTGGACGCCTTTCTCACGCCCGTAATCATGAAAAAAAGCAGGCCGGGCGTGCTTCTAACCGTGCTGGCGCCAATCGCCCAGGCCGGCAGGCTGACCGAGTTGATTCTCAAGGAAACGACAACCATCGGTCTCAGAAGCTACCCCGTCACCCGGAGCGTGCTACCCCGTCGCGAGGCCAGGGCGGAGACCCCCTTCGGCGCGATTCGGATTAAAGTCGTTCGGCAGGGGAACGCCACACGGTACACCCCCGAATACGAGGACTGTCATCAAGCCGCGCTGAAGGGGGGTATCCCCCTCGCCGAGGTGTACGCGGCCGTCCACGAGGCCGCCGGCCGCATGGACCTGGACAGTCTGCTGTGA